A genomic segment from Triticum dicoccoides isolate Atlit2015 ecotype Zavitan chromosome 1A, WEW_v2.0, whole genome shotgun sequence encodes:
- the LOC119276315 gene encoding pentatricopeptide repeat-containing protein At1g80880, mitochondrial-like, translating to MAPQLAAALRRHLLLPHRSPLLPSRHVSLSVSHSSSDQSDIEYAHPIPPAPDDDGELTSFLRRISHASSVASSPKDALSLLLSSSSVPSPSPPSLVRALWELRRDPEAAALALRWGDECSATSGAEGAGSLPAEAWHLAIWSAGRAGRFDLAWAAVRRMQRRGVLTRRAMVILMERYAAANEVKKAVKTFDVMERFKVEVDQTVFYSLLRALCRSKNIEDAEELLLSRRKFFPLTAEGFNIILDGWCNIFTDVAEVKRVWREMANCCITPDGTSYALMVCCFSKVGNLFDTLRVYDEMKKRGWTPGIGVYNQLIYVLTRENCMKDARNVLSKIVDEGLQPDVETYNSIIVPLCESCKLEEAREVMEDMTMKGIVPTILTYHAFLKQEGIDETLQLLKKMKEDGCGPNSDTFLMLIDKFIQLNESGNALRVWTEMRRYDIRPGYAHYMAVVQGLIKHGCIPRALEYYDEMKANGFASDPILDKEFKTFLLANRDHWRGAGKYNLIPQRIKHSTRRTRIP from the exons atggcgCCGCAgctcgccgccgccctccgccgccacctcctcctcccccaccGTTCCCCCCTCCTTCCCTCCCGCCACGTTAGCCTCTCCGTCAGCCACTCCTCCTCCGACCAAAGCGACATCGAGTACGCTCACCCTATCCCCCCCGCCCccgacgacgacggcgagctcaCCTCCTTCCTCCGTCGCATCTCCCACGCCTCCTCCGTCGCGTCTTCCCCGAAGGACGCCCTCTCCCTCCTTCTTTCCTCCTCTTCTGTCCCATCGCCGTCCCCTCCCTCACTCGTCCGCGCGCTGTGGGAACTGCGCCGCGACCCGGAGGCAGCAGCGCTCGCGCTTCGCTGGGGCGACGAGTGCAGCGCCACGTCCGGCGCTGAGGGGGCGGGGTCCCTGCCGGCCGAGGCGTGGCACCTGGCCATATGGTCGGCGGGGAGGGCTGGGCGGTTCGACCTCGCGTGGGCGGCCGTGCGGCGGATGCAGCGCCGTGGGGTGCTGACCCGCCGTGCCATGGTCATCTTGATGGAGAG GTATGCAGCTGCCAATGAAGTGAAGAAAGcagtcaagacctttgatgtgatggAGAGGTTTAAAGTGGAAGTGGACCAAACTGTATTCTATTCCCTTCTTCGTGCTCTTTGCAGAAGTAAAAACATAGAAGATGCCGAAGAGTTGCTTCTTTCAAGAAGGAAATTTTTCCCACTCACGGCCGAAGGTTTCAATATAATACTTGATGGTTGGTGTAATATCTTCACCGATGTGGCCGAAGTAAAGAGAGTTTGGCGAGAAATGGCAAATTGCTGCATTACTCCTGATGGTACGTCTTATGCTCTCATGGTCTGTTGTTTCTCAAAGGTAGGGAACCTTTTTGATACTCTGAGGGTTTACGATGAGATGAAGAAGAGGGGTTGGACTCCTGGTATTGGTGTCTATAACCAACTTATTTATGTTCTGACAAGAGAGAATTGCATGAAGGATGCAAGAAATGTTCTCAGTAAAATTGTGGATGAAGGTCTCCAACCCGATGTTGAAACATACAACAGTATTATAGTTCCACTTTGTGAAAGTTGCAAGCTTGAGGAAGCACGAGAGGTGATGGAAGACATGACAATGAAGGGCATTGTTCCAACCATTTTGACGTACCATGCATTTCTGAAACAGGAAGGCATTGACGAAACACTGCAGCTACTGAAGAAAATGAAAGAAGATGGCTGTGGCCCTAACAGCGACACATTTCTCATGCTCATTGATAAGTTTATCCAATTGAATGAGTCTGGAAATGCTCTGAGGGTGTGGACTGAAATGCGAAGGTACGACATTAGGCCTGGTTATGCACACTACATGGCAGTGGTCCAAGGTTTGATTAAACATGGATGCATACCACGAGCTTTAGAGTATTATGATGAAATGAAGGCAAATGGTTTTGCTTCGGACCCAATACTTGATAAGGAATTCAAAACTTTTCTACTGGCCAACAGAGACCACTGGAGAGGAGCAGGCAAATACAACCTTATTCCACAGCGTATCAAACATTCTACAAGACGGACGAGAATCCCGTAA
- the LOC119276322 gene encoding uncharacterized protein LOC119276322: MAMPPHPCRASGCLALAVAICILLPGCFSSKIALEIFERACHCFDDHNVYNECAEELRLGVEGAFHVGRESVDEYCGGACLAETEMALRCVEEVAHDGFRFSNGASLLAVKQALGSGCSYTPDRGTFDIRERRECGDGYGYGYHGYGEQQQQLGDGEEGGDRRYEYPGGAFGNYCSGTTGGGPVQTLLLAFFLVSASALLLAV; encoded by the exons ATGGCAATGCCTCCTCACCCTTGTCGCGCCAGTGGCTGCTTGGCACTGGCCGTTGCCATCTGCATCCTGTTGCCAGGCTGCTTCTCTA GCAAAATTGCCCTGGAGATCTTCGAGAGGGCGTGCCACTGCTTCGACGACCACAAT GTGTACAACGAGTGCGCGGAGGAGCTTCGGCTGGGCGTGGAGGGGGCGTTCCACGTGGGGCGGGAGAGCGTGGACGAGTACTGCGGCGGGGCCTGCCTCGCCGAGACGGAGATGGCGCTGCGCTGCGTGGAGGAGGTCGCCCACGACGGCTTCAGGTTCTCCAACGGCGCCTCGCTGCTCGCCGTCAAGCAGGCGCTCGGCAGCGGCTGCAGCTACACGCCCGACAGAGGAACCTTCGACATACGCGAGCGCAGGGAGTGCGGCGACGGGTACGGGTACGGCTACCACGGCTAcggcgagcagcagcagcagctcggcGACGGCGAGGAGGGCGGCGACCGGCGGTACGAGTACCCGGGCGGCGCGTTCGGCAACTACTGCTCCGGCACCACCGGCGGCGGCCCGGTGCAGACGCTCCTCCTCGCCTTCTTCCTTGTCTCCGCGTCGGCACTGCTTCTTGCCGTATGA